A single Micromonospora luteifusca DNA region contains:
- a CDS encoding KamA family radical SAM protein, translated as MTQTQPVETIPQPRHAPVAVPTAGQPYEYHRRPLVEPDWTRFPGWRHITRDQWESAQWQRVNCVKNIKQLRAVFGDLIDDSFYTDLEADQQALATMSMLVPPQMINTMVPFAPLTTEALLADPIRRYMIPVASDRRTDWPSHPYASRDSLHEHDMWVAEGLTHRYPTKVLAELLSTCPQYCGHCTRMDLVGNSTPAVDKLKLTLKPVDRYDAHIAYLKGHPGVRDVVVSGGDVANVPWRNLESYLMRLLELETVRDIRLATKALMGLPQHWLQPDVVEGLERVARTAARRGVNLAIHTHVNHAQSLTPLVAKAAQTALDVGVRDVRNQGVLMRGVNATTPELLDLCFALQGEAGILPYYFYMCDMIPNAEHWRVPVWHAQQLQHDIMGYLPGYATPRIVCDVPFVGKRWVHMLTDYDRERGISYWTKNYRTSIESADLEALNKRYAYYDPIDTLPADGQQWWTDHRDD; from the coding sequence GTGACCCAGACCCAACCGGTTGAGACCATCCCTCAACCCCGTCACGCCCCGGTCGCCGTACCGACCGCCGGGCAGCCATACGAATACCACCGCCGCCCCCTGGTCGAACCCGACTGGACCCGCTTCCCCGGCTGGCGACACATCACCCGCGACCAGTGGGAATCCGCCCAGTGGCAACGCGTCAACTGCGTCAAGAACATCAAGCAGCTCCGCGCCGTCTTCGGCGACCTCATCGACGACAGCTTCTACACCGACCTCGAGGCCGACCAACAGGCCCTCGCCACCATGTCGATGCTCGTACCACCCCAAATGATCAACACGATGGTGCCGTTCGCGCCCCTCACCACCGAGGCGCTGCTCGCCGACCCCATCCGCCGATACATGATCCCGGTCGCCTCCGACCGACGCACCGACTGGCCGTCACACCCCTACGCCAGCCGCGACAGCCTGCACGAACACGACATGTGGGTCGCCGAAGGCCTCACCCACCGCTACCCCACCAAGGTCCTCGCCGAACTGCTCTCCACCTGCCCCCAGTACTGCGGCCACTGCACCCGCATGGACCTCGTCGGCAACTCCACCCCCGCCGTCGACAAGCTCAAACTCACCCTCAAGCCCGTCGACCGCTACGACGCCCACATCGCCTACCTCAAGGGCCACCCCGGCGTACGCGACGTCGTCGTCTCCGGCGGCGACGTGGCCAACGTCCCCTGGCGCAACCTCGAGTCGTACCTGATGCGGCTGCTGGAACTGGAAACGGTCCGCGACATCCGGCTCGCCACCAAGGCCCTCATGGGCCTCCCCCAGCACTGGCTGCAACCCGACGTCGTCGAAGGCCTGGAGCGCGTCGCCCGCACCGCCGCCCGCCGCGGCGTGAACCTCGCCATCCACACGCACGTCAACCACGCCCAGTCGCTCACCCCACTGGTCGCCAAGGCCGCCCAGACCGCCCTCGACGTCGGCGTCCGCGACGTGCGCAACCAGGGCGTGCTCATGCGCGGCGTCAACGCCACCACCCCCGAGCTGCTCGACCTCTGCTTCGCGCTACAGGGCGAAGCCGGGATCCTGCCCTACTACTTCTACATGTGCGACATGATCCCCAACGCCGAACACTGGCGGGTCCCGGTCTGGCACGCCCAGCAGCTCCAGCACGACATCATGGGCTACCTCCCCGGCTACGCCACCCCCCGCATCGTCTGCGACGTCCCCTTCGTCGGTAAGCGCTGGGTGCACATGCTCACCGACTACGACCGCGAACGCGGCATCTCCTACTGGACCAAGAACTACCGCACCTCCATCGAGTCCGCCGACCTGGAGGCACTCAACAAGCGCTACGCCTACTACGACCCGATCGACACCCTGCCCGCCGACGGCCAGCAGTGGTGGACCGACCACCGCGACGACTGA
- a CDS encoding CsbD family protein, producing the protein MSFTEKAKNKVEQMAGAARERVGDKTDNERMRGEGASQQGDARAKQAGQNVKDAGRNMKDAFNK; encoded by the coding sequence ATGAGCTTCACCGAGAAGGCCAAGAACAAGGTTGAGCAGATGGCCGGCGCCGCGAGGGAGCGCGTCGGCGACAAGACCGACAACGAGCGGATGCGTGGCGAGGGCGCCAGCCAGCAGGGTGACGCGCGCGCCAAGCAGGCCGGTCAGAACGTCAAGGACGCCGGGCGCAACATGAAGGACGCCTTCAACAAGTGA
- a CDS encoding Lrp/AsnC family transcriptional regulator gives MEEIDRAIVAALTADGRLSYTDLAEKVGLSVSAVHQRVRRLEQRGVIKGYAARVSFETLDLPLTAFVAIRPFDPSQPDDAPERLAHLPEIDSCYSVAGEDFYLLLVRVASPTDLERVLQEIRTSANVTTRTTVVLSTPYENRPPKISAAAPSRSRSRVPEEPAGSTAG, from the coding sequence GTGGAGGAGATCGACCGCGCTATCGTCGCCGCGCTGACCGCCGACGGCCGACTGTCGTACACCGACCTGGCCGAGAAGGTGGGGTTGTCGGTGTCCGCGGTGCACCAGCGGGTGCGCCGGCTGGAGCAGCGCGGGGTGATCAAGGGGTACGCCGCCCGGGTCTCGTTCGAGACGCTGGACCTCCCGTTGACCGCGTTCGTGGCGATCCGCCCGTTCGACCCGTCGCAGCCGGACGACGCGCCGGAGCGGCTGGCTCACCTGCCCGAGATCGACTCGTGCTACTCGGTGGCGGGGGAGGACTTCTACCTGCTGCTGGTGCGGGTGGCGAGCCCGACCGACCTGGAGCGGGTGCTGCAGGAGATCCGTACGTCGGCGAACGTCACGACCCGGACCACGGTGGTGCTGTCCACCCCGTACGAGAACCGGCCGCCGAAGATCAGCGCTGCGGCACCGAGTCGGTCGCGGTCCCGGGTGCCGGAGGAGCCGGCTGGTTCCACCGCAGGATGA
- a CDS encoding TetR/AcrR family transcriptional regulator, whose translation MPQKQRADARSNRERVVAAARETFAAAGLEAPMREVARRAGIGVATLYRHFPTRTDLVTTVLAERVEACAVQMRRALDDPDPWRALSGMVLEFADRQIRDQALNEALLGSGEMGAVFGAERREHAQALNVLVARARAAGVLRDGVDVDDVRAGLLAIASLRRLPARTSAQVIGRLADLVLAGIRV comes from the coding sequence ATGCCTCAGAAGCAGCGCGCCGACGCCCGATCCAACCGTGAGCGGGTCGTGGCGGCAGCGCGGGAGACGTTCGCGGCGGCAGGGCTGGAAGCGCCCATGCGCGAGGTGGCCCGGCGGGCGGGGATCGGGGTGGCGACTCTCTATCGGCATTTCCCGACCCGCACCGACCTGGTCACGACGGTCCTCGCCGAGCGTGTCGAGGCCTGTGCTGTGCAGATGCGTCGTGCCCTCGACGATCCTGACCCGTGGCGGGCGCTGTCCGGCATGGTCCTGGAGTTCGCCGATCGGCAGATCCGTGACCAGGCGCTCAACGAGGCGCTGTTGGGGTCCGGCGAGATGGGTGCCGTCTTCGGTGCCGAACGGCGGGAGCACGCGCAGGCGTTGAACGTGCTGGTCGCCCGTGCACGGGCCGCGGGCGTGCTACGTGACGGCGTGGACGTGGACGATGTTCGGGCCGGTCTCCTGGCCATCGCGTCGCTGCGGCGGTTGCCGGCGAGGACGAGCGCCCAGGTGATCGGCAGGCTCGCCGATCTCGTCCTCGCCGGAATCCGCGTCTGA
- a CDS encoding winged helix-turn-helix transcriptional regulator: MRREDLADADCGIAQALGVLGDWWTFLIVRDVAGGTTRFDALQRELGVSRRALTERLAALVEHGVLERRPYSRHPPRFDYLLTPKGEGLLPVLIALQDWGTRHLMGDGELTATADADSAEARRVHDLIGRPLPEVALPGPDGQPVALTGGGAWSVLYLFPGAYAPGTQGYPPGWADIPGARGCTLESTTYADRYADFQTSGARVWGVSTQRPDQLGDFAAHAGLPFPLLSDQDGRLAAGLLLPTFRAGGITRFKRLTLLVDPSSVVRAVQFPVTDPAGSVQEMLTLVREHTRIPG, from the coding sequence GTGCGGCGAGAGGATCTTGCCGATGCGGACTGCGGCATCGCGCAGGCGCTCGGCGTGCTGGGGGACTGGTGGACGTTCCTCATCGTGCGCGACGTCGCCGGTGGGACGACCCGCTTCGACGCGCTGCAGCGTGAGCTGGGTGTCAGCCGTCGAGCGCTGACCGAACGCCTCGCCGCCCTGGTCGAGCACGGCGTGCTGGAACGCCGCCCGTACTCCCGACACCCGCCGCGCTTCGACTATCTCCTGACCCCCAAGGGTGAGGGGCTACTGCCGGTGCTGATCGCGTTGCAGGACTGGGGAACGAGACATCTGATGGGCGATGGTGAGCTGACCGCGACCGCCGACGCCGACTCTGCCGAGGCCCGCCGGGTGCACGACCTGATCGGGCGGCCGCTGCCCGAGGTCGCCCTGCCCGGGCCGGACGGGCAACCGGTCGCGCTGACCGGCGGCGGCGCGTGGAGCGTCCTCTACCTCTTCCCGGGGGCCTACGCGCCCGGGACGCAGGGTTACCCGCCGGGCTGGGCCGACATTCCCGGTGCCCGTGGCTGCACCCTGGAGTCGACCACCTACGCCGACCGGTACGCCGACTTCCAGACCTCTGGGGCGCGGGTGTGGGGAGTCAGCACGCAGCGGCCGGACCAGCTCGGCGACTTCGCCGCGCACGCCGGGCTGCCGTTCCCTCTTCTGTCCGATCAGGACGGTCGGCTCGCCGCCGGGCTGCTGCTGCCCACCTTCCGGGCCGGCGGGATCACCCGGTTCAAGCGGCTGACGTTGCTGGTCGACCCCTCGTCGGTGGTGCGAGCCGTGCAGTTCCCGGTCACCGACCCGGCCGGCTCGGTACAGGAGATGCTCACCCTGGTCCGCGAGCACACAAGGATCCCCGGCTGA
- a CDS encoding M24 family metallopeptidase: MGIDELYPPDRLIAAQRATAAAGLDALLLTPGSDLRYLTGYDAHAGERLTCLVLPAVGAPTLIVPRLERPAAEAAPATGVRIVDHVDGTDPYPLVVAALDGPVTAVGLSNRMWAEQVLALRAALPDATQRLAAEVLRELRIRKSHAEIAALAEAGAAIDQVHQEMARWLRPGRTEAEVATDIAAAIRAAGHVTVDFVIVAAGPNGASPHHGTSDRPIGAGEPVVVDIGGTMASGYRSDCTRTYVAGGPAPADFLEYYAVLHDAQRAAVAAVRPGVTGAAADTAAREPIAAAGYGPAFLHRTGHGIGLDGHEEPYLVAGNDRPLQAGMAFSIEPGIYLAGRHGARIEDIVVCTTDGVQRLNTTPTELIAL, encoded by the coding sequence GTGGGAATCGACGAGCTGTATCCGCCGGACCGGCTGATCGCCGCGCAGCGCGCCACCGCCGCTGCGGGTCTGGACGCCCTGCTGCTCACACCCGGCTCCGACCTGCGTTACCTCACCGGGTACGACGCCCACGCGGGGGAGCGGCTGACCTGCCTGGTGCTGCCCGCCGTCGGCGCACCGACCCTCATCGTGCCCCGACTGGAACGCCCGGCGGCGGAGGCGGCACCGGCGACCGGCGTACGCATCGTCGACCACGTCGACGGCACCGACCCGTACCCCCTGGTCGTCGCCGCCCTCGACGGCCCGGTCACGGCGGTCGGACTGTCCAACCGGATGTGGGCCGAGCAGGTCCTCGCGCTACGCGCGGCCCTTCCCGACGCCACCCAGCGGCTCGCCGCGGAGGTGCTGCGCGAGCTGCGCATCCGCAAGTCCCACGCGGAGATCGCGGCGCTCGCCGAGGCCGGCGCGGCGATCGACCAGGTGCACCAGGAGATGGCGCGGTGGCTGCGCCCCGGACGCACCGAGGCCGAGGTCGCCACCGACATCGCCGCGGCGATCCGGGCCGCCGGGCACGTCACCGTCGACTTCGTCATCGTGGCGGCCGGGCCGAACGGAGCCAGCCCGCACCACGGCACCTCGGACCGACCGATCGGCGCCGGAGAGCCGGTGGTCGTCGACATCGGCGGGACGATGGCCTCGGGCTACCGCTCGGACTGCACCCGCACCTACGTGGCGGGTGGGCCGGCGCCGGCCGACTTCCTGGAGTACTACGCGGTGCTGCACGACGCACAGCGCGCCGCGGTCGCCGCGGTGCGGCCCGGGGTCACCGGCGCGGCGGCCGACACCGCCGCCCGGGAGCCGATCGCCGCCGCCGGCTACGGCCCCGCGTTCCTGCACCGCACCGGCCACGGCATCGGGCTCGACGGTCACGAGGAGCCGTACCTGGTGGCCGGGAACGACCGCCCACTCCAGGCCGGCATGGCGTTCTCCATCGAACCGGGCATCTACCTGGCGGGCCGGCACGGCGCCCGCATCGAGGACATCGTCGTCTGCACCACGGACGGCGTGCAACGGCTCAACACCACCCCCACGGAGCTCATCGCACTATGA
- a CDS encoding YnfA family protein, whose protein sequence is MTVLRSLVLFALAALAEIGGAWLVWQGWREQRGLWWIAAGVVALGCYGFVATFQPDANFGRILAAYGGVFVAGSLGWAMVVDGFRPDRWDLAGAALCLLGVAVIMYAPRGGSAA, encoded by the coding sequence GTGACTGTGCTTCGCTCCCTGGTGTTGTTCGCACTGGCCGCGTTGGCCGAGATCGGTGGCGCATGGCTGGTCTGGCAGGGCTGGCGGGAGCAGCGCGGTCTGTGGTGGATCGCCGCCGGCGTGGTCGCGCTGGGCTGCTACGGCTTCGTCGCCACGTTCCAGCCGGACGCGAACTTCGGCCGGATTCTGGCCGCGTACGGCGGGGTGTTCGTGGCCGGCTCGTTGGGGTGGGCGATGGTGGTGGACGGCTTCCGCCCGGACCGGTGGGACCTGGCCGGTGCGGCGCTCTGCCTGCTCGGCGTGGCGGTCATCATGTACGCCCCGCGCGGCGGCTCCGCGGCGTAA
- a CDS encoding polysaccharide deacetylase family protein, which translates to MPGATAPGATRVGSRALVVDHGPRTGDKVALTFDADMTDGMLASLRAGRVKSYANLRILDLLERERVPATFFLTGKWVQRYPDVTRRIAGNPRFELANHTYGHAAFTDDCYDLPRLPVDKLADDVARTFAVIEPYGGRQTRYFRFPGLCHDAAALDALAPLGVTVVDGDVVSGDPFATAWKPLVRAVLDHVRPGSVVIMHVTEANAAMTDEALPHILAGLRERDLVPAPLSEVLAGD; encoded by the coding sequence GTGCCGGGGGCGACGGCGCCCGGGGCGACGCGGGTGGGGAGCCGGGCGCTGGTGGTGGATCACGGGCCGCGCACCGGCGACAAGGTCGCGTTGACCTTCGACGCGGACATGACCGACGGGATGCTGGCCAGCCTGCGGGCCGGGCGGGTGAAGTCGTACGCGAACCTGCGCATCCTCGACCTGCTGGAACGGGAGCGGGTGCCGGCGACCTTCTTCCTGACCGGCAAGTGGGTGCAGCGGTATCCGGACGTGACCCGGCGGATCGCCGGTAACCCGCGCTTCGAGTTGGCCAACCACACCTACGGGCACGCGGCGTTCACCGATGACTGTTACGACCTGCCCCGACTGCCGGTCGACAAGCTGGCCGACGACGTGGCGAGGACGTTCGCGGTGATCGAGCCGTACGGGGGTCGGCAGACCCGGTACTTCCGTTTTCCGGGGCTGTGCCATGACGCGGCGGCGCTGGACGCGCTGGCGCCGCTGGGTGTGACGGTGGTCGACGGGGACGTGGTCAGCGGCGATCCGTTCGCGACGGCGTGGAAGCCGTTGGTGCGGGCGGTGTTGGACCACGTCCGCCCCGGGTCGGTGGTGATCATGCATGTGACCGAGGCGAACGCGGCGATGACCGACGAGGCGTTGCCGCACATCCTGGCTGGTCTGCGGGAGCGGGACCTGGTGCCGGCGCCGCTGTCGGAGGTGTTGGCCGGCGACTGA
- a CDS encoding NADP-dependent oxidoreductase — protein MFAVQFDRFGGPEVLHLATADAPRPGAGQIRIRVRAAGVSPVDVGLRAGRTPMSAQLPLPHIPGVDAAGIVDEIGDDVDGVTVGDHVFGVVELAKLGGASAQFAVLPLWAHKPATMPWAQAGAAGSSTETATRALDLLDLRPGMTLLVDGAAGGVGSIAVQLAAARGIRVIGTARTDNHDFLRQLGATPVTYGPGLANRLNALDAPRVDRALDVAGAGSLTELLQLTGDPAAVLTLADFTAPTHGIRLSIGQLAGEPDGRHGLSAAAELFTEGRFTVPIEAEFPIQKATDAHETVEHGSRRGKIVMTVNDAQDI, from the coding sequence ATGTTCGCAGTGCAGTTCGACCGGTTCGGCGGCCCGGAGGTACTTCACCTCGCCACGGCCGACGCGCCACGACCAGGAGCCGGCCAGATCCGGATCCGCGTCCGGGCCGCCGGAGTCTCCCCGGTCGACGTCGGACTCCGGGCGGGCCGCACCCCGATGAGCGCCCAGTTGCCACTGCCGCACATCCCCGGCGTCGACGCGGCCGGAATCGTCGACGAGATCGGCGACGACGTCGACGGCGTGACGGTCGGCGACCACGTCTTCGGTGTCGTCGAACTGGCAAAGCTCGGCGGCGCAAGTGCGCAGTTCGCGGTACTGCCGCTCTGGGCACACAAGCCCGCAACCATGCCATGGGCGCAAGCGGGCGCGGCGGGCTCCAGCACCGAGACGGCCACCCGGGCCCTCGACCTCCTGGACCTGCGACCCGGCATGACCCTCCTCGTCGACGGCGCCGCGGGCGGCGTCGGGAGCATCGCCGTCCAACTCGCCGCAGCCCGCGGGATCCGGGTCATCGGCACCGCCCGCACCGACAACCACGACTTCCTCCGCCAACTCGGGGCGACACCCGTCACCTACGGGCCCGGCCTCGCGAACCGACTCAACGCCCTGGACGCGCCTCGGGTGGACCGCGCACTCGACGTCGCCGGCGCCGGCTCCCTCACCGAACTGCTCCAACTGACCGGCGACCCGGCAGCCGTGCTGACCCTGGCCGACTTCACCGCACCCACCCACGGCATTCGCCTGTCCATCGGCCAACTGGCCGGTGAACCCGACGGCCGGCACGGCCTGAGCGCCGCCGCCGAACTGTTCACCGAGGGCCGGTTCACGGTGCCGATCGAGGCTGAATTCCCCATCCAGAAGGCGACCGACGCACACGAGACGGTCGAACACGGATCCCGGCGAGGCAAGATCGTCATGACCGTCAACGACGCGCAAGACATCTGA
- a CDS encoding acyl-CoA dehydrogenase family protein yields the protein MTVDRILPTDEAHDLLGLATELADRELAPKAAAFEERAEFPRGVLRTLGRAGLLGLPYPEEYGGAAQPYEVYLQVLEILASRWLAVAEAVSVHTLSCYPVFAFGTDEQRKLLPNMLGGELLGAYCLSEPQGGSDAAALSTRAVRDDDVYLVSGTKAWITHAATADFYNIFCRTGGPGPKGISCLLADAGTAGITPQTAERTMGLRASPVAQIAFEEARVPADRLIGGEGVGFTIAMSALDSGRLGIAACAVGLAQAALDYAVAYARERQQFGRSIIDFQGLGFMLADAATQISAARALTLAAARLRDAGRPYGIEAAKAKLFATDMAMRVTTDAVQVLGGAGYVADHPVERYMREAKVLQIVEGTNQIQRMVISRALAKG from the coding sequence ATGACTGTCGACCGGATCCTGCCCACCGACGAGGCCCACGACCTGCTGGGTCTCGCCACCGAGCTCGCCGACCGCGAGCTCGCGCCGAAGGCCGCCGCCTTCGAGGAGCGCGCCGAATTCCCCCGCGGAGTGCTCCGTACCCTCGGCCGGGCGGGCCTGCTCGGCCTGCCCTACCCCGAGGAGTACGGCGGCGCGGCCCAGCCGTACGAGGTCTACCTGCAGGTGCTGGAGATCCTGGCCAGCCGTTGGCTCGCGGTCGCCGAGGCGGTCAGCGTGCACACCCTGTCCTGCTACCCGGTGTTCGCGTTCGGCACTGACGAGCAGCGCAAGCTCCTGCCGAACATGCTCGGCGGTGAGCTGCTGGGCGCGTACTGCCTCTCCGAGCCGCAGGGCGGCTCGGACGCGGCGGCGCTGAGCACGCGGGCGGTCCGTGACGACGACGTGTACCTGGTGTCCGGCACCAAGGCGTGGATCACCCACGCGGCGACGGCCGACTTCTACAACATCTTCTGCCGCACCGGAGGACCCGGCCCGAAGGGCATCTCCTGCCTGCTCGCCGACGCGGGCACGGCCGGCATCACCCCGCAGACGGCCGAGCGGACGATGGGACTGCGCGCCTCCCCGGTGGCGCAGATCGCCTTCGAGGAGGCGCGGGTGCCGGCCGACCGGCTGATCGGCGGCGAGGGTGTCGGCTTCACCATCGCGATGTCCGCACTGGACTCCGGCCGCCTGGGCATCGCGGCCTGCGCGGTCGGGTTGGCCCAGGCGGCCCTGGACTACGCGGTGGCCTACGCCCGGGAGCGGCAGCAGTTCGGCCGGTCCATCATCGACTTCCAGGGGCTCGGCTTCATGCTCGCCGACGCGGCCACCCAGATCTCCGCCGCCCGTGCGCTGACCCTCGCCGCGGCCCGGCTGCGTGACGCCGGTCGGCCGTACGGGATCGAGGCGGCCAAGGCGAAGCTCTTCGCCACCGACATGGCGATGCGGGTGACCACCGACGCGGTGCAGGTGCTCGGTGGCGCCGGCTACGTGGCCGACCACCCGGTGGAGCGGTACATGCGCGAGGCCAAGGTGCTGCAGATCGTGGAGGGCACCAACCAGATCCAGCGGATGGTGATTTCCCGAGCGCTGGCGAAGGGCTGA
- a CDS encoding glycosyl hydrolase family 18 protein, with protein MSSPLRRALAAGLLALATAGATLTVTSTAAQAVVLPNNFKSVGYMPSWAGNINTVQYNKLTHINYAFVLPNNDGSLRAVENPSKLSSLVSLAHASNVKVSIAVGGWNDGNDSAFEALAANSGSRTNFVNNLVNFVNQYNLDGVDMDWEYPDPGASANNYTQLMTQLSSAMHSRGKLLTAAVVSEGGSVQGVQTAVFGQVDWLNIMAYDGGNPHANYDWSIASINLWKSRGLPASKAVLGIPFYSRPGYFTYSALVDLDPANANRDCTTAGGAQQCYNGIPTVKRKTQWALANAGGVMNWELSQDKNNSASLVSAMYDTIMGGTTPPPTGRTGRITGIGGKCVDVAAASTANGAAIQLYGCNGTTAQTWTVASDSTLRALGKCADIANGSTANGAKIQLWECNGSGAQVWQAQSNGTLRNPQSNKCLDATDNSSADGTRLQIWDCFAGANQRWTLPA; from the coding sequence ATGTCCTCACCACTGCGCCGCGCCCTCGCCGCCGGCCTGCTCGCGCTGGCCACAGCCGGTGCCACCCTCACCGTCACGTCCACCGCCGCGCAGGCCGTGGTGCTGCCGAACAACTTCAAGAGCGTCGGCTACATGCCCTCCTGGGCCGGCAACATCAACACCGTCCAGTACAACAAGCTCACCCACATCAACTACGCGTTCGTGCTGCCCAACAACGACGGCAGCCTGCGCGCGGTGGAGAACCCGAGCAAACTCTCCTCGCTGGTCTCCCTCGCGCACGCCAGCAACGTCAAGGTGTCCATCGCCGTCGGCGGCTGGAACGACGGCAACGACTCGGCCTTCGAGGCCCTGGCGGCCAACTCCGGCAGCCGGACCAACTTCGTCAACAACCTGGTCAACTTCGTCAACCAGTACAACCTCGACGGCGTCGACATGGACTGGGAATACCCCGACCCGGGCGCCTCGGCCAACAACTACACCCAGCTCATGACGCAGCTCAGCAGTGCGATGCACAGTCGCGGCAAGTTGCTCACCGCCGCCGTCGTCTCCGAGGGCGGCAGCGTCCAGGGCGTACAGACGGCCGTGTTCGGCCAGGTCGACTGGCTCAACATCATGGCGTACGACGGCGGCAACCCGCACGCCAACTACGACTGGTCGATCGCCAGCATCAACCTGTGGAAGAGCCGCGGCCTGCCGGCCAGCAAGGCCGTGCTCGGCATCCCGTTCTACAGCCGCCCCGGCTACTTCACCTACTCGGCGCTGGTCGACCTGGACCCGGCCAACGCCAACCGGGACTGCACCACCGCCGGTGGCGCACAGCAGTGCTACAACGGCATCCCGACGGTCAAGCGCAAGACGCAGTGGGCCCTGGCCAACGCCGGCGGCGTGATGAACTGGGAGCTGTCCCAGGACAAGAACAACTCGGCCTCCCTGGTCAGCGCCATGTACGACACCATCATGGGCGGCACCACCCCGCCGCCGACCGGTCGTACCGGCCGGATCACCGGCATCGGCGGCAAGTGCGTCGACGTGGCCGCGGCGAGCACGGCCAACGGCGCCGCCATCCAGCTCTATGGCTGCAACGGCACCACCGCGCAGACCTGGACCGTGGCCAGCGACAGCACGCTGCGCGCCCTGGGCAAGTGCGCCGACATCGCCAACGGCTCCACCGCCAACGGCGCGAAGATCCAGCTCTGGGAGTGCAACGGCAGCGGCGCCCAGGTCTGGCAGGCGCAGTCCAACGGCACGCTGCGCAACCCGCAGTCGAACAAGTGCCTGGACGCCACCGACAACAGCTCCGCCGACGGCACCCGGCTGCAGATCTGGGACTGCTTCGCCGGCGCCAACCAGCGCTGGACGCTCCCGGCCTGA
- a CDS encoding histidine phosphatase family protein, producing MGELLLIRHGETTWSASLRHTSYTDLELTPDGERQARTLAAFLAGRRFVTVLASPRSRALRTAQLAGLTVDAVDEDLSEWNYGEYEGRTTVDIHEDQPHWNIWTDGCPGGESPAQVGERLDRVLARVTPLLDRGTVALVGHAHSLRVLGARWIGLPPSAGGRLRLETATVSALGHEHGRQVILRWNQPAPPAPGTATDSVPQR from the coding sequence ATGGGAGAGCTCCTGCTGATCCGGCACGGCGAGACCACCTGGAGCGCCAGCCTGCGGCACACCTCGTACACCGACCTGGAGCTGACCCCCGACGGCGAGCGGCAGGCCCGCACCCTCGCCGCGTTCCTGGCCGGCCGGCGCTTCGTGACCGTGCTGGCCAGCCCTCGCTCCCGGGCGCTGCGCACCGCCCAGCTGGCCGGGCTCACCGTCGACGCCGTCGACGAGGACCTCAGCGAGTGGAACTACGGCGAGTACGAGGGCCGCACGACCGTCGACATCCACGAGGACCAGCCGCACTGGAACATCTGGACCGACGGCTGCCCCGGCGGGGAGTCACCCGCGCAGGTGGGCGAACGACTCGACCGGGTGCTGGCGCGCGTCACCCCGCTGCTCGACCGGGGCACCGTCGCCCTGGTCGGCCACGCGCACAGCCTGCGGGTCCTCGGAGCCCGCTGGATCGGCCTACCCCCGTCCGCCGGCGGACGGCTGCGCCTGGAAACCGCCACGGTCAGCGCGCTCGGTCACGAGCACGGCCGGCAGGTCATCCTGCGGTGGAACCAGCCGGCTCCTCCGGCACCCGGGACCGCGACCGACTCGGTGCCGCAGCGCTGA